In the Sphingobium sp. Z007 genome, AGATTGATGACGACGTCGGCGCCATGGATGGCGCGCGCGACGCTGTCAGGCTTGCGGATGTCCGCCGCGACGAACTGGGTCTGACCCAGATTGCCCAGCGTCTTGACCTTCATCGCGGTGGCCAGGTCGCGCTGCGCGATCCGCACCCGCGCGCCCTGCGCCATCAGCGCCTGGGCGACCTGCCGGCCCAGAAAGCCGCCGCCGCCGAACACCGTAACCAGACTGTCCTTCATCACGCGCGTCCCATTTACTGAATTTAGCAGAATGACTCCGCCAAACCCCTTGCAACAGCCGCCGCGCGCTGACAACCGCCTTTAGCCGAACCAGCCCTGCAGGTCCGCCAGCATCCACAGCCCAAGGCCAAGGAACAGCAAGGCCGCGCCGACCTGTAGCGCGCGCATCGGCACCTTCTTCGCAAGCGCCTCGCCGAACAGGACGGCCGGCACATTGGCGACCATCATGCCCAGCGTCGTGCCCATGGTGACGGCGATCAGGCTGTCGAACCGCGCGCCTAGCGCCACCGTGGCGACCTGCGTCTTGTCGCCCATCTCGACCAGGAAGAAGGCGACCAGCGTGGTCACGAACACGCCCGCCTTGGTCGGAGCCTTCAATGGCGCATCCTCGTCGAACGTATCGGGGATCAGCGTCCAGGCGGCCATGGCGATGAAGGAGGCGGCGACGGCATAGCGGAACCAGGGTTGGGTCAGCACGCCCGCGATCGAATGGCCGACCAAGGCGGCCAGGAAGTGATTGGCGATCGTGGCGGCGAAGATGCCCAGGATGATCGGCGCCGGCTTCCTGAAGCGGGTGGCGAGCAGCATGGCGAGCAGCTGCGTCTTGTCGCCCATTTCGGCGAGGGCGACGAGCGCCGCGGAGGTGAAGAGGGCTTCCATCGTCATGTTCCGGGGCCGGGCGGAGGTGAAACAGACGCAATGCCACCGTCGCCTCCCGCCCGGCCGGACAGAAAAACGCCGATGCCATTGGTCTCGCCCGATGCGGCTATTCGCCGCCTCCCATACGCCACGACCTCTCGGCCGAATATGTTGACGCATGGCCCGTTCCTGACGCGGAACGGCTGGCTACTCCCCAGATGACGCGCTAGCCTGTAGTCTGGAGCGGCGGGGAAGGCAAGCCATGGCGAAGGACGCGAATAAGACGATCGAAACGGCGGCGGATGTCGAGGCGTTTCTGGCGCGGGTCGAACCGGAAGAGCGGCAGGCGGACGGCAGGGCGGTAGCGGCGTTGATGGCGCGATTGTCGGGCGAACCGCCCGCCATGTGGGGACCAAGCATCATTGGGTTCGGCCGCTACCACTATCGCTATGAGAGCGGGCGGGAGGGCGAGAGTTGCCGCATCGGTTTTGCGCCGCGCAAGGCGGAGCTGGTCTTCTATCTGGCTGGGCTGGAGGACGCCGATTTTGCGGACCTGGGCAAGCATAGGCGGGGCAAGGGCTGTCTTTACGTCAAGCGGCTGGCGGGCGTCGACATAGCGGTGTTGGAGGCGATGATCGTCAAGAGCCTTGCCCATATGGACAAAGCCTATCCGCGATGAAGATGCTGTTGCCGATCCTGGCCCTGTGGCTGACCGCATCGCCCGCGCTGGCGCAGGTCGAGGATGCGACCATCCCGTCGCTGTCCGCCGACCTGGCCAGCGGCAGTATCACCAGCGAGAAGGCGGTGCGCGCCTATCTCAAGCGCATCGCAGCGATGGACCGCAAGGGGCCGCGGCTCAACGCTATCATCGCGCTGAACCCGCGCGCGCTGGCCGAGGCGCGGGTGCTGGATGCCGATCGGCGCGCGGGCAGGCTGCGAGGGCCACTGCATGGCGTGCCGATCCTGCTAAAGGATAATATCGAGGCGGCAGGGATGCCAACGACCGCCGGGTCGTTGGCGCTGGTCCGCAACGATCCCGGCCGCGATTCGCCGGTCGCCGCGGCGTTGAAGGCCAAGGGCGCGATCATCCTGGGCAAGACCAACCTGTCCGAATGGGCCAATTTCCGGTCCGAACGCTCGATGAGCGGCTGGAGCGCGGTGGGCGGCCTCACCCGCAATCCCTACGCGCTCGATCGTACCACCTGCGGGTCGTCGAGCGGATCGGGCGCGGCGGTGGCGGCCGGATTCGCACCGGCCGCGATCGGCAGCGAAACCAACGGGTCGATCATCTGTCCCGCTTCGATGATGGGACTGGTGGGGTTGAAGCCCACGGTCGGCCTGATCCCGCGCACCCATATCGTGCCGATCAGCCATAGTCAGGACACGGCCGGGCCGATGGCGCGCAGCGTGCGCGACGTCGCCATCCTGCTGTCGGCGCTGATTGCCAGCGATCCCCGCGACCCGGCGACTGCGGACGCCATGGCCCATGCGCAGGATTATGCCGCCGCGCTTGATCCTGCCGCGATCGGCAGGATGCGTATCGGCGTGCTGCGCGGAGGCGCGCAACCAGAGTTGCTTGCGCGCTATGAAGCGGCGCTGGTGATGCTCAAGGGGCTGGGCGCGACGCTGGTGGAGGTCAAGACACCGGCGATGGATAGCATGTCCGCCGCCAGCTACGACGTGCTGCAATATGAGTTCAAGGTGGATGTGAACACCTATCTGGCCTCTACCCGGCCCGATCAGGTGGAGAGCCGGACGCTTGCTGAGCTCATCGCGTTCGATGATGCCTACAAGGCCGTCGAAATGCCGCTTTTCGGGCAAGAGATTTTCGTTCTGTCGCAGGCGAAGGCCGGGCTGGAAGACCCAGCCTATAAGGCGGCGCGCGAAAAATCGCTGCGGCTGGCGGGGCGGGAGGGGATCGATGCCATGCTGGCCGACAACCGCGTCGATCTGCTGGTGACGATCAGCTACGGGCCGGCCTGGCCCGCCGATACCGTATGGGGCGATCAATATGAGGGGCCGAGCGGCTCCACCAGCCCGCCGGCGATCGCGGGTTATCCGCATCTGACCGTGCCCATGGGGCTGGTGCGCGGCCTGCCGGTGGGATTGAGCTTCATCGGCGCTGCCTATGCCGAACAACGGTTGCTCGATGCGGGCTATGCCTATGAACAGGCGGCGGGGATCAGGATCAGCCCGAACTTCCGGGCGACCGTGGATGGCGGGGCGGAACTGGAGGGGCAGCGGCCCTAGCGAGCTATGACCTGAAACCGCCTGCTTCCGTTCGTTCCGAGCGAAGTCGAGAAACGAGGCAAAGTCGATTTCAGCGGCGCTAAACGCGCGCACAGCGCTACCGGCTTCTCGACTGCGCTCGAGGCGAACGACTGATGCTTAGGGGACCATGCACGGAAATTTATCCGTTCCAGCAAGAGACGCGTTTTCCCCAGGCGCGATGCCTTCGCTTTAGGGTTCGCCGGCGCTTTGCTGCATCCGCCGTTCGGCGAACCATTGTTGCAGCATCTGGGCGGTGCAGCCGGTGAAGCCGTTGCTGCCGATCGCGTTGCAGCTATTGGGCAGCGTCTGGCGCTGGGTTTGTTCCATCGTCGCCACCTGGCTGCCCCAGCCCGGACCGCCGGACACGGCGGGCTTTTCCCGCAGCTTCTTGGGGATACGGTAGCGCTCCGCCTCCGGCTTGCGGGCGCAGACGACGATGTCGTCGCCCTGGCTTTGCGGGCAGGGATCATCGCCATAGACCAGCAGGTTGATGATCCGTTCAGGCGGCGGCTCCGCCTGCGCGAGCGCGGGAGAGGGAAGCAGCGGGACCAGCAGCAGGCCGATCAGGGGAAGCACGACGCGCGGTCGCATGATGTGATCCTTTAACACCCCCGTTAGGTGCTGGCGTATGGGGTGCCGGGCGTGCCCAAGGCCCGGCGGTGCATGGATCAGGACGTCACGAGCGGCCCTAATCCGTCAGTCTTATCCATCAGCGTTGCGGCGCGGCGGGGGCGGGCTGGGGCTGTTGCGCCGCCTTTTCCTCCGCCTTCACCCGCGCTTCGATCGCGTCGCTGTCAGCATCGATGGTGGACAGGCGCTTGGCGCGTTCGGCTGCGACCAGATCCTTCCAGCTGGCATTGTCGAGCGCCTGCCGTTCCGCCTTGGCGAGGCGGGACAGTTGCGCGAAGCAGCCGGTCGCGCCGCCGCCGCCGACCGGCGAACAGCTTTCCGTGCCTTGCCGACCGACATATTCCATCGAACGCACCCGCTCGCCCCACGCCTGCTTGCTCGGCATATTAGGATCGCCACGCAGCGGTTCGGGGATGCGATAGCGTTCCTCCTCGCCCTTGCGCGCGCACACGACGATGTCGTCGCCGGCGCTTTGCGGGCAGGCGTCTTCGCCATAGACGATGACGATATTGACCTTTTCCGAAGCCGGATCGGTCACGGCCGTCGGTGCGGTCGCTGAGGGCGATGCACTTTGCGCCAGCGCGGGGACAGACGCGCCCAGCATCAGCGCGAAGGCTGCGATCATTGGGGTCTTGCTCATATATCCGTCCTTATCAGAGGCGCTTGGTGAGCGCGATGGCCGCCCGGCATCCCAAACGGATGACGCCCGACAAGAGGGGGTAGGCAGGCGCCTGTTCCGCACCATGCGCAAGCGCCGCGTCGCGATGTTCGACCTCTTCCGCTTGGAAATCCATGATGGCGGCGGAGAGTTCCGTATCGCTGTCACCCAATTGCGCCAGCTGCTCGGCATAATGACGGTCAATCTCGGTTTCGATCGCGGCGGTGCAGGCCATAGCGGCCTTTGGTCCCATCGCCGCGGTCACCGCGCCCAGCGTGAAGCCGGCCGCGCTCCAGATCGGTGCGAGCGCCGTCGGGCGGACGCCGCGCCGGGCGATCATTGCGTCGAAAGTGGCGCGATGCCGTTCCTCCTGCGCCGCCATGCCCGCGATCAGGCGGCCATAGGGGTGGCGATCGCCCATCACGGCCAGCTGCCCGGCGTAGATGCGCACTGCGCCGAACTCGCCGGCCTGGTCGACGCGCACCATGGCGGCGCGATCGGCTTCGGACAGGCTTTTGCCCGGCCGGGGAAAATCCTGGGGCGTGGTCATGCTTTCCTCGCTTTGAGCAACAGAGCCAAGATGGCGAGCGCGGCGGCCCCGGACAAGAGGCCATTATAGCCGGCGAGCGAAATGCCGAACAGATCCCAGGGCGCGACGTCGCAGCGAGTGATCGGGCTGGCCCATATCTGGTTGAGCAGGTCCGCGCCGCCGCCGGCGGGCGTGGTAGAGCAGGTGGTCAGCCCTTCCCACCAGCCATATTCGACCCCCGCATGGAACAGGCCGATGCCGCCGCTGATGCCGATGGCTAGGCCAGCCAGGCCCGCGAACAGCGCGCTGACGCAGGCGCGGCCACGCAGGGCGTAGGCGACCAGCGCCAGGGGAATGGCGGCCATATGCGGGTAACGCTGCCACCAGCACATCTCGCAGGGATGCAAGCCGCCGATATATTGGGAGGCATAAGCGCCGCCCAGTAACAGGACCGGGGTCAGCAAGGCGATGGCGCGGGCAAGCGATATGCTCTTCATACTGCCCGCTTAAAGCCTTGGCTTGCTTTCGTCATGCTGAACTTGCCTGAGTTCCAACACAAACCGTTCAGCCCTTCGACAAGCTCAGGAGAGCGGAGTCGAAGCCCGCCACCGAGCGAGGCGAAGTTGCTTCGGCTGCGCTCAGCCGTGCCCTTCGACTTAGCTCAGGGCGATCGGCGATTATAAATCGTCCGCCTTATTTCGCGCCCGGCTTGCGCGCGGCGACCTGCGCTTGGGCGATGGTCGCGCCGGGCGTACTGGCCAGGCGCGCGATCGTCTTGAGCGCATAGTCGAGCTGGAAGTCCTCGACGCCCTTCTTCTTCAGCTCCTCGGCCGACAGGGCGAAGCGCGGATCGTCCTTCGTATCCTCCTCCAGCGCCTTGTCGTCGGTCTTGATCTCGTTAATCAGGTGACGGCGCAGGTCGCTTTCGCGGAACTTCGGCCGATTCTTGTAATCGGGATCGGATAGCTGCGGCACGCGGATGTCAGGCTGGATACCGCCTTCCTGCACGCTGCGGCCGGATGGCGTATAATAGCGCGCGGTGGTGAGCTTGAGCGCGGTCGTGTTCGACAGCGGCAACATGGTCTGGACTGAGCCCTTGCCAAAGCTGCGTTCGCCCATCACGAGCGCGCGATGCTGGTCCTGAAGCGCGCCTGCGACGATTTCGGAGGCGGAGGCGGAGCCGGCATCGACCAGCACGATCACTGGCAGACCCTTGGCGTCGTCACCCGGCTTGGCATAATAGCGTTCGACGTCGCCCTTGGCCCGGCCGCGCTGCGACACGATTTCGCCGCGCTCCAGAAAAGCGTCGCTGACCGTCACCGCTTCGTCCAGCAGGCCGCCGGGGTTGGAGCGCAGGTCGAGGATATAGCCGGTGGGCTTATGACCCAGCGACTTGTCGATGCTGCGGATCGCCGAGCGCACGTCCGCCCCGGTATTGGCCGAGAAGCTGACGATGTTGATGACGCCGATATTATTCTTCACTTCCCATTTGACGGGCTTCAATTGAATGATCTCGCGCGTCAGGGTCAGGTCGATCGGCTTGTCGCGGCCCGCGCGCACGATCGTCAGCTTGAGCGCGGTGCCCGGCGCGCCGCGCATCTTGTCCACCGCTTCGTCCAGCGTGCCGCCATAGATGAGCTGGCCGTCGATATGGGTGATATAGTCGCCCGCCTTGATCCCGGCGCGCCAGGCCGGGGTATCCTGCGTCGGGGCGATCACCTTGACCGCGCCATCCTCCTGCGTGACCGAGAGGCCGAGCCCGCCATAGCTGCCTTCCGTCTGGGTGCGCAGATTCTGGAAGTCGCGCGCGTCGAGGAAGGAGGAGTGCGGATCGAGGCTGGCCAGCATCCCGTCGATCGCGCCCTTTATCAGCTTTTCGTCATCGACCTTTTCGACATAGTCGCTGCGCACCTTCTGGAACACGTCCATGAATTCATCGAGCGCCTTGTAGCTCGACGCCTCCCCATCGGCGAGCGCCGCGGTGGTAGCAGGGATGAGCGCAAGCGCCCCGAGCGCAAGCGCGCCCTGGAGAAAGGTCGATTTCATGGGTGTCCTTGATTCCGGCATCTGCGTCGCACCATAATCCGATTCGCGTCCCGACGCAAAAGCGCGCTTCGATGGAGTGTCGCGCAGCATCGATGAGCGTCGGGTTAATGGGACTGGGGCGGTGTCCAAGCAATGCCCATGTGCAACGCTATGCCGTGCAGTCGCCGGTCCCGTGTCCAGAGAGATGATCCAGCGGTCAGTCGCACAGACGCCAGAATATGCGTATCGACATAGCCAATGCCCAGACTGAACAACGGCACTTGTTCGATCAGGGCATCCACCTCCTGATTTTGTGCCAGTTCGGCTTCAGGCAATTTGTGCAGCATTCGCAGAACGCGTTGTCTGTTCGAGAGGCTGCCCAGCGCGATCTCACCGATGACGAGCGGATGCTCCAATATTCGTCCTGCGTTCAAACCGGCCGTTAACAAGGGATTGGGGTGCGCAGGTGATCCATCCAGATCGAACTGTCGACCAAGGTCATGCCGGAACAGAACGCTTCCGCGGCGGCAGTTCGAAATTGGGCTCGGAGCCGCCCAGTAGCGCTAAGCGACGTGCGGCTTGCCGCTGCACGAGAATTTTGAGCGCTTCTCGAACCAACGCAGATTTTTCCTGGATGCCAGTCAGTTCCTGCGCCTCGGCGAGCAGATCATCATCAAGAACCAAAGTTGTGCGCATACTCATGCTCCTGAAGCACGAAAAATAGCATCAACTGATGCCACTATCAATGCCTCACCCCAGCCCCACGAGCGGTACGATATCGACCGGGCGGCCGTTGCGGCGCAGTTCGATGGTGATGTTGGGGCGTTCCGGGCCGGTGACGCCGACGGGTTCGCCCTGGCGCACGGTATCGCCTACCTGCGCGGTGACGCGATGCAGGCCGGTGATGAGGGTGGTCCAGCCCTGGCCATGATCGATGATGAGGATCTGGCCATAGTCGCGATAGGGGCCGGCGAAGGCGACGCGGCCGGCGGTGGGGGCGATGGCCTGTGCGCCCGGCTGGGTCACGAGCGTCAGGCCGCGGGAACGGACGCCGCCGTCATTGACTTCGCCCATGCCGGTGACGAGCTGGCCGATCACCGGCAGGCGATAGGGGGGCGGACCGCCGGCCGAGGCGGTGCGTTCGGGTGCGGCGGCACCGGCCTGGTCAGGGCGGGCGGGGCGGAGCAGCGGGCCGGACAGCGCGGCCAGCGAATCGCGTAGGTCACCCGCATCCTCCAGCCGGTCCATCAGGTCGACGATGTCGCGCGCTCGCTCGCCCAGCGCCAGCGCCCGCTCGCCTTCGATGCCGGCGTTGGCGCGATAGTCACGGGCGGCGACGCGCTTTTGCGTTTCCAGCGCGGCCAGGGCGGTCTGGCGGTCCTTGCGATCGGCCTGCGCCTGGCCCAGCGCGTCGGCGGCCTGCTGGGCAGTGGCGCGCAGGGCCCGGCTCTTGTCCAGTTCCTGCCTAAGGCCGGCGGTGCGCTGTTCGATGACCGGAAGCACCTGCCCTAGCACCGCGCGCATATGGACGGCGTCGCCGACCGATCCGGGCTGCACCAACGCCAGGGCCAGCGGACGGCGCGCCATCATCTGGAGCGCGGCGGTGAGGCGGACGACCGGCTCCTGCTTGGCCGCGAGGCGGCGGGCCTGGGCGCGCTGCATCCGGTTGATGATGGCGATGCGGGCCTGCGCGGCCTGAATGTCGGCTTCGGCCTGCTGGATGCGGGCGGCAAGCGCGGCGGCGCGGCGGCGCGCCTGTTCGGCTTCGTTGCGGGCCAGGCTGGCCTGCTGTTCGAGGCGAGCGGAGCGGTCGCGCGCCTCGTCCGACTGGCGGCGGGCGTTTTTGAGCGCTTGCTGTTCCTGTGCCAACGTGGTGCCGGCGGTGCCGGACAGGATGATCGCGCTGTCGTTCGCGGCGGGCAGGCGCGTGGCGGCGAGGGCCATCAGGCCCGCCAGTCCGCTTGCGATGAGGAGGTTGCGCTTCACCCGATGTCCCGACCCTTAGCTCTCGCGGCTATCCTTCGCGATGATAGGGGTGGTTGGCAAGGATGGAACAGGCACGCCACAATTGTTCGGCCAGCATCGCGCGGGCCATCATGTGCGGCCAGGTCATCGCGCCGAAGGCGATCAGCAGGTCTGCATTGGCGCGTTCGGTGTCATCGAAACCGTCCGCCGCGCCGATCAGAAAGCGACATTCGCGCGTGCCAGCGTCGCGCCAGCCCTCGATCCGGCGGGCGAAGTCGAGGGAGGAGAGCTGCTTGCCCTTTTCGTCCAGCATGACCGTGACGGTGCCGGGCGTTTGCGGGGGCAGTTTGCCGCCTCGGTCGGGCATTTCGGTGATCTTGTGCGGCATGGTCAGCCGCTTGACATAACGGTCGACCAGGTCGGCTTCGGGCGAGCGCCCGATCTTGCCGCGCGCGATGATGTGGAGGAGCACACCCTAATCCGTTCATGCTGAGTAGGGGCGAAGCCCGTATCGAAGCATTCGCGAATCCTTCGATACGCCGCTTCGACTTCGCTCAGCGGCTACTCAGGACGAACGGAGACTCCCTAAAAGTTCAGGCGTTGCCCGCGACCGGGGCGTCGACGAAGCCCCACATCCGTTCCAGATTGTAGAAGCTGCGCACTTCCGGCTTGAACAGATGGACGATCACGTCGCCGGCGTCGATCAGCACCCAGTCGGCGACCGGCAACCCTTCGACCCGCGCGGAGCGGCCGGTTTCCTTCTTGATCCGTTCGGCCAGATGCTGGGCGATCGCCGCCACCTGACGCGACGAACGGCCGCTGGCGATCACCATATAATCGGCGATGCTGCTCTTGCCTTCCAAGGGGATCGAGATGGTTTCCTGCGCCTGGTCGTCGTCGAGCGATTGCATGACGAGGGCGTGCAGGGCGGCCACGGATTCAGCGCCAAGGGCGGTGTCGTTGGCAGGGGCGAGGTTAGACAATGAAACTCCAATCTAGATGACATACCGACGCGTGAGCGGATCGCGCACACACGTTGCTTCATATTCGCGATGCCAGAGGGGGTCCGCCTGCCGCAGCAGGGTTGCCGATCTTGGATCAGGGCGAAAGCGCAATAGCACGAGCGCCGGTGGTCTCCAATTCGTCCAGTCTGCACTCTGGCGCGCGGACCGGACGAAGCGCCGCAGCCAGCTCATAGCCGCAGAGCCACGAGCGGCATGATCATAGCCCGGACGGGCGATAACAGCAATGGGCATTTGCCGGGCGATCCCGCGCCAGTCACGCCACTGGCCGAATTGTGCCAGATTATCCGCGCCCATCAGCCAAATGAAGCGGTTTTTCGGGTAGCGGCGGGCGAGGGCGCGGAGCGTGTCGACGGTGTAGCGGGTGCTAAGTTGCCGCTCGATCGCGGTGGCGCGAATCGGGGCGCGGCGGGCGATTGTGCGGGCATGGGCGAGACGAACGGGGAGCGGGGCCATGCCTTTGGCAGGCTTCAACGGATTGCCCGGCGAGACGAGCCACCAGACCTCGTCCAGGTCGAGCGCTTGGCGGGCGAAGAGCGAGATGGCGCGATGGCCGCCATGCGCCGGATTGAAGGAGCCGCCGAGAAGGCCGATGCGTGTCATATGCCCGCCATGCCAGCGGGGCGGCGGGGCGGCAATGGGGCCGATCGGCCGCGCGGCGTCAATGACCGCCGAAAGCGGGTTTTCGCGTCCTTCGATAGGGTATCTTGTCGAGTTTCGCCATGAGGTCGCCAAAGGGGCCGTCCGCCGCGCTGCGGCTATCGCGCGGTGGCGGATCGACCTTTGCCTTGTCCGGGCGCCGCAGCGGGCGGCGCGTCAATAATGTCTTCCACATGATAGTCTCCAAACGGCGAATCTGGTCGCCTATGGAGAAGAGACGCGGAGACGCCGGGCTTGTTCCTGTTTTATTTCATTCCGCCGCCGGCAGAGCGCGCGCCTCGTCGGTCTGGGCGTCGCGCGCCAGCACGTCGAGCGGTTCCATCGCCTCGATCTCCTTGCCGCCGGTTTCGATGTCGAGGTCGCGGAACTTGCGGCCGGTCGAGAGGACGCGGCTTTCGAAGCTGCCGATGAAGCTGTTATAGTTGGAGACGGCGCTGTTGAGGCCCGAACCGAGGCGCTTCAAATGAGTCGCGGCGACGGCGAGGCGCTCGTAAAGCTCCTTGCCGAGCTGGCCGACCTGCTGCGCCTGTTCCTGCATCTTGGCCTGGCGCCAATGGCCCGCCAGCGTGCGGGCGAGGGGGAGGAAGGTGGCGGGGCCGCAGATGATGACGCGGTTCTTGGCCGCGCGTTCCCACAGGTCCATGTCCGCTTCCAGCGCAGCGGTGACGAAATTGTCGCCGGGGACATACATGATGACGAAGTCGGGCGCCTTGTCGAATTGCTCCCAATAGGCCTTACGCCCCAGTGCGTCGGCATGGGTGCGCATGGCGCGGGCATGGTCGAGCATATGGGCGTCGCGTAAGCCGGGATCGACCTGATCGACGGCGTTGAGATAGGCGACGAGCGAGCATTTGACGTCGACCACCATCTGCTGGTCGCCGGGCAGGTTGATGATGAAGTCGGGGCGCATCCGGCCGTCTTCGACCGTGACCGATACTTCTTCCTTGAAATCGACGAAGGGCGAGAGGCCGGCGGTTTCGATGAGATTCTTGAACTGTTGTTCGCCCCAGCGGCCGCGGGTTTTGGGTGCGGCGCGGAGCGCATTGACCAGCTTGGCGGTTTCCTCCCGCACCTGGCCCTGGCCCAGATGGACCTGCTGCACCGCCTCGCGCAGTTCGGCATAGCTGCCGACCCGGTCTTTCTCGACGCGGGCCAGCCCCTCCTCATAGCGTTTGAGCGTGGTTTCAACGGGGTTGAGCAGGGTCTTGAGCTGGGCCTCGCTCTTTTCATTCGCCTGGGCGAAGCGCTGGTCGGCGCGGGTCAGGAATTGGGTCTGAGCCGATTCGAGCAGCTTGGAGCCAATCTCGCTGAATTGGGCGGAAAGTTGCTCCTTGGCGTCCCGCAGCGCGGCGATCTGCTGTTCGAAGGCCTGGGTGCGGGCCTGGGTGTCGGATTTGAGCGCGGCCAGTTCACGCAGGGCGGCTTCGCGTTCGGCCTGGATCGCGTCGATGCGCTGGACGGCGGCGGCTTGCAGGGATTCGAGCCGTTGGTCGGCGGCGACCTGAGCCGATTCGAGGCGGGCGATGCGGGTGTCGGCCTGGGCGACCCGCTCCTTTTCCACCGCCAGTTCGGCGATAGCGCCGTTGCGCTGGCTGGTGGCGAGATCCAGCTTACCAATCAGTTCCACCTTCTCGGCGGCCAGCGGGGCGAGCGCCTTGCCCTTGAGCAGCCAGCCGACGGCCATGCCAATTAGCAGGGCAACGAGAATGAAGAGGGCGGCCAGGCTGTCCATGATAATCCTTTGGGAACGAAACAGGAACCTAGCGGGCGCGGGCGGATGCCGCAAGAGTGAGACGGCGAGTGCGACAGTTGAAACGCCATAGCGATTTTAGATAGTTAGCTAACTATTAAAAAAATTCAGGCCGCCTGCGCGCTAGGTGCGGCGAAGCGGGCGCGATAGTCGCCGGGCGAGAGGCCGACGAGACGGTGGAACAGCTTGCGGAAGGCGGCGGCGTCTTCATAGCCCACGCTCCAGGCGATCTGGTCCACGGTGCGGCGGGTAAATTCCAGATGTTCGCGCGCCTTGGCGACGCGCAGATGCTGGACATATTCGATCGGCGTCATGGCGGTGGCGGCCTTGAAACGGCGCTGGAAGGTGCGTTCCTCCATGCCGACCTGCGCCGCCATGTCGCGCAGGCTGACGGCCTTGGTCTCGCGGGCGGCGAGCCAGTGCTGCGCCTTCAATATCGGTTCGTCGCCATGGGTCATGCGCGGCATGAAGCGGGCGAAATGCTTCTGTTCGCGCCCGGCGCTGTCGATCAGCAGGAATTTGGCGGTGT is a window encoding:
- a CDS encoding TMEM165/GDT1 family protein, with product MEALFTSAALVALAEMGDKTQLLAMLLATRFRKPAPIILGIFAATIANHFLAALVGHSIAGVLTQPWFRYAVAASFIAMAAWTLIPDTFDEDAPLKAPTKAGVFVTTLVAFFLVEMGDKTQVATVALGARFDSLIAVTMGTTLGMMVANVPAVLFGEALAKKVPMRALQVGAALLFLGLGLWMLADLQGWFG
- a CDS encoding DUF1801 domain-containing protein, translated to MAKDANKTIETAADVEAFLARVEPEERQADGRAVAALMARLSGEPPAMWGPSIIGFGRYHYRYESGREGESCRIGFAPRKAELVFYLAGLEDADFADLGKHRRGKGCLYVKRLAGVDIAVLEAMIVKSLAHMDKAYPR
- a CDS encoding amidase, with translation MKMLLPILALWLTASPALAQVEDATIPSLSADLASGSITSEKAVRAYLKRIAAMDRKGPRLNAIIALNPRALAEARVLDADRRAGRLRGPLHGVPILLKDNIEAAGMPTTAGSLALVRNDPGRDSPVAAALKAKGAIILGKTNLSEWANFRSERSMSGWSAVGGLTRNPYALDRTTCGSSSGSGAAVAAGFAPAAIGSETNGSIICPASMMGLVGLKPTVGLIPRTHIVPISHSQDTAGPMARSVRDVAILLSALIASDPRDPATADAMAHAQDYAAALDPAAIGRMRIGVLRGGAQPELLARYEAALVMLKGLGATLVEVKTPAMDSMSAASYDVLQYEFKVDVNTYLASTRPDQVESRTLAELIAFDDAYKAVEMPLFGQEIFVLSQAKAGLEDPAYKAAREKSLRLAGREGIDAMLADNRVDLLVTISYGPAWPADTVWGDQYEGPSGSTSPPAIAGYPHLTVPMGLVRGLPVGLSFIGAAYAEQRLLDAGYAYEQAAGIRISPNFRATVDGGAELEGQRP
- a CDS encoding demethoxyubiquinone hydroxylase family protein is translated as MTTPQDFPRPGKSLSEADRAAMVRVDQAGEFGAVRIYAGQLAVMGDRHPYGRLIAGMAAQEERHRATFDAMIARRGVRPTALAPIWSAAGFTLGAVTAAMGPKAAMACTAAIETEIDRHYAEQLAQLGDSDTELSAAIMDFQAEEVEHRDAALAHGAEQAPAYPLLSGVIRLGCRAAIALTKRL
- a CDS encoding disulfide bond formation protein B, with protein sequence MKSISLARAIALLTPVLLLGGAYASQYIGGLHPCEMCWWQRYPHMAAIPLALVAYALRGRACVSALFAGLAGLAIGISGGIGLFHAGVEYGWWEGLTTCSTTPAGGGADLLNQIWASPITRCDVAPWDLFGISLAGYNGLLSGAAALAILALLLKARKA
- a CDS encoding S41 family peptidase yields the protein MKSTFLQGALALGALALIPATTAALADGEASSYKALDEFMDVFQKVRSDYVEKVDDEKLIKGAIDGMLASLDPHSSFLDARDFQNLRTQTEGSYGGLGLSVTQEDGAVKVIAPTQDTPAWRAGIKAGDYITHIDGQLIYGGTLDEAVDKMRGAPGTALKLTIVRAGRDKPIDLTLTREIIQLKPVKWEVKNNIGVINIVSFSANTGADVRSAIRSIDKSLGHKPTGYILDLRSNPGGLLDEAVTVSDAFLERGEIVSQRGRAKGDVERYYAKPGDDAKGLPVIVLVDAGSASASEIVAGALQDQHRALVMGERSFGKGSVQTMLPLSNTTALKLTTARYYTPSGRSVQEGGIQPDIRVPQLSDPDYKNRPKFRESDLRRHLINEIKTDDKALEEDTKDDPRFALSAEELKKKGVEDFQLDYALKTIARLASTPGATIAQAQVAARKPGAK
- a CDS encoding VapC toxin family PIN domain ribonuclease, yielding MEHPLVIGEIALGSLSNRQRVLRMLHKLPEAELAQNQEVDALIEQVPLFSLGIGYVDTHILASVRLTAGSSLWTRDRRLHGIALHMGIAWTPPQSH
- a CDS encoding type II toxin-antitoxin system VapB family antitoxin, encoding MRTTLVLDDDLLAEAQELTGIQEKSALVREALKILVQRQAARRLALLGGSEPNFELPPRKRSVPA
- a CDS encoding murein hydrolase activator EnvC, encoding MALAATRLPAANDSAIILSGTAGTTLAQEQQALKNARRQSDEARDRSARLEQQASLARNEAEQARRRAAALAARIQQAEADIQAAQARIAIINRMQRAQARRLAAKQEPVVRLTAALQMMARRPLALALVQPGSVGDAVHMRAVLGQVLPVIEQRTAGLRQELDKSRALRATAQQAADALGQAQADRKDRQTALAALETQKRVAARDYRANAGIEGERALALGERARDIVDLMDRLEDAGDLRDSLAALSGPLLRPARPDQAGAAAPERTASAGGPPPYRLPVIGQLVTGMGEVNDGGVRSRGLTLVTQPGAQAIAPTAGRVAFAGPYRDYGQILIIDHGQGWTTLITGLHRVTAQVGDTVRQGEPVGVTGPERPNITIELRRNGRPVDIVPLVGLG
- a CDS encoding 23S rRNA (pseudouridine(1915)-N(3))-methyltransferase RlmH → MLLHIIARGKIGRSPEADLVDRYVKRLTMPHKITEMPDRGGKLPPQTPGTVTVMLDEKGKQLSSLDFARRIEGWRDAGTRECRFLIGAADGFDDTERANADLLIAFGAMTWPHMMARAMLAEQLWRACSILANHPYHREG
- the rsfS gene encoding ribosome silencing factor, with translation MSNLAPANDTALGAESVAALHALVMQSLDDDQAQETISIPLEGKSSIADYMVIASGRSSRQVAAIAQHLAERIKKETGRSARVEGLPVADWVLIDAGDVIVHLFKPEVRSFYNLERMWGFVDAPVAGNA